The following proteins come from a genomic window of Pseudomonas sp. WJP1:
- a CDS encoding hydroxyquinol 1,2-dioxygenase has product MAMLETAAQTPLFADEDVQASAAHPVTGYRAFKLGAFELSRDEYFARITWPAKGQTRSHLIPADAFLRALMRDVAWGFFYGWVNFDHVIGTRNYYGKVDLYAGTFNGTLKAAGVNYTENFETPLIMATFKAILRDWTNATFDPFAAPEETGSAFGRKNGNNIEAIERFRIATKRMPGLPDDSPLRNDLPVNRQFIDVPQDEPEIHAAEGFEGQLHAFNLHKYLSRSDVTWNPSVTSVCKASLLCPTTEEFILPVFHGNDRIEWFLQLSDEIIWDVGDKDDGNPRARITMRAGDICAMPADIRHQGYSTKRSMLLVWENATPNLPQRYESGELKPYPIEF; this is encoded by the coding sequence ATGGCCATGCTTGAAACCGCAGCCCAAACGCCACTGTTCGCCGACGAAGACGTCCAGGCCAGCGCCGCCCATCCCGTCACCGGTTATCGCGCCTTCAAACTCGGCGCGTTCGAGCTGTCGCGCGACGAGTATTTCGCCCGCATCACCTGGCCTGCCAAAGGCCAGACCCGTTCGCACCTGATTCCGGCCGATGCCTTTCTGCGCGCCTTGATGCGCGATGTGGCCTGGGGCTTTTTCTACGGTTGGGTCAACTTCGACCACGTCATCGGCACCCGCAATTACTACGGCAAAGTCGACCTGTACGCCGGCACCTTCAATGGCACGCTCAAGGCGGCAGGGGTCAACTACACCGAAAATTTCGAAACGCCGCTGATCATGGCGACCTTCAAGGCGATCCTGCGCGACTGGACCAACGCCACTTTCGACCCGTTCGCCGCACCGGAAGAAACCGGCAGCGCATTCGGTCGCAAGAACGGCAACAACATCGAAGCCATCGAACGCTTTCGCATCGCCACCAAACGGATGCCCGGCCTGCCGGATGATTCGCCGCTGCGCAACGATCTGCCGGTCAACCGCCAGTTCATCGATGTGCCGCAGGACGAGCCGGAAATTCACGCTGCGGAAGGTTTCGAAGGCCAGTTGCATGCCTTCAACCTGCACAAGTACCTGTCGCGCTCCGACGTGACCTGGAACCCCTCGGTGACCTCGGTGTGCAAGGCCAGCCTGCTCTGCCCGACCACCGAAGAGTTCATCCTGCCGGTGTTCCATGGCAACGACCGGATCGAGTGGTTCCTGCAGTTATCGGACGAGATCATCTGGGATGTCGGCGACAAGGACGACGGCAACCCGCGCGCGCGCATCACCATGCGCGCCGGCGACATCTGCGCCATGCCGGCCGACATACGCCACCAGGGCTATTCGACCAAGCGCTCGATGCTGCTGGTCTGGGAAAACGCCACGCCGAACCTGCCGCAACGCTATGAAAGCGGCGAACTCAAGCCGTATCCGATCGAGTTCTAA
- a CDS encoding hydroxyquinol 1,2-dioxygenase, protein MSSAAIETVFGSLDKYTKGSVEIISGQASHYAFSNVFEVAEKSFPYEKVVVGLNLGYVIETLRAEGQSPWYTAAHDEFAIVMDGEVRVDFLKLDAPLTAGEGTQLAGEVPAGKPMGYVLLKRGHQCLLPVGTAYRFEASRPGVILQQTIKGPLSVEKWADICLK, encoded by the coding sequence ATGAGTAGCGCGGCAATCGAAACGGTCTTCGGCTCGCTGGACAAGTACACCAAGGGCTCGGTTGAAATCATCAGCGGCCAGGCCAGTCACTACGCGTTTTCCAACGTTTTCGAGGTGGCGGAAAAATCCTTTCCTTATGAAAAGGTCGTCGTCGGCCTCAACCTCGGCTACGTCATTGAGACCCTGCGCGCCGAGGGCCAGTCGCCCTGGTACACGGCCGCGCACGACGAATTCGCCATCGTCATGGACGGCGAAGTGCGGGTGGATTTCCTCAAGCTCGATGCGCCATTGACCGCAGGCGAGGGCACGCAACTGGCAGGCGAAGTGCCGGCGGGCAAACCCATGGGTTACGTCCTGCTCAAGCGCGGTCACCAGTGCCTGCTGCCGGTCGGCACCGCGTATCGCTTCGAAGCCAGTCGCCCTGGCGTGATCCTGCAGCAGACGATCAAAGGCCCGTTGTCGGTCGAGAAGTGGGCCGACATCTGCTTGAAGTGA
- a CDS encoding LysR family transcriptional regulator, which produces MDRLLSVEAFVRVAETGNFARAAQQLGVTRSVITHRIQQLEQFINAPLFHRSTRHVRLSEVGETYYKECADMVASFNSLTEHMRELRAKPTGKLRVQMLPGFAIGHFGRMLAEFTRLYPDIEVDVIVNDRVVDPIEEGFDVAFQMFPPMAETLIERKLFSVRRLFCMSPDYASEFGVPTHPQELLQHKIALYEGYPSRNRWLFNGADEQVELSLPGQVRSNSVHLLRDYAQTGVCIVCLPTLVASDDLLSGRLIPVLPEYSLSSFNFSAVYPATQRRALKVRTLIDFLVENFGDEPCWDKPLLERGWVR; this is translated from the coding sequence ATGGATCGTTTACTCAGTGTCGAAGCCTTTGTGCGGGTTGCCGAAACCGGCAACTTCGCCAGGGCAGCCCAGCAACTGGGCGTGACCCGCTCGGTCATCACCCATCGCATCCAGCAGCTGGAGCAGTTCATCAATGCGCCGCTGTTCCATCGCAGCACGCGCCATGTGCGGCTTTCCGAGGTCGGGGAGACGTATTACAAGGAGTGCGCGGACATGGTCGCGAGTTTCAACTCGTTGACCGAACACATGCGCGAACTGCGCGCCAAACCCACCGGCAAACTGCGGGTGCAGATGCTGCCCGGGTTTGCCATCGGGCACTTCGGCCGCATGCTGGCCGAGTTCACGCGGCTGTACCCGGACATTGAAGTGGACGTGATCGTCAACGACCGGGTGGTGGACCCGATCGAAGAAGGTTTTGACGTGGCGTTCCAGATGTTCCCGCCGATGGCGGAAACCCTGATCGAGCGCAAATTGTTCAGCGTTCGCCGACTGTTCTGCATGTCCCCCGATTACGCCAGCGAGTTCGGCGTGCCGACCCATCCCCAGGAATTGCTGCAACACAAGATCGCCTTGTACGAGGGCTATCCGTCGCGCAACCGCTGGCTGTTCAACGGCGCAGACGAGCAGGTGGAGCTGAGCCTGCCGGGGCAGGTACGCTCGAACTCGGTGCACCTGTTGCGTGATTACGCGCAGACCGGCGTCTGTATTGTCTGCCTGCCGACGCTGGTGGCCAGCGACGACCTGCTCAGCGGGCGGCTGATTCCGGTGCTGCCCGAGTATTCGTTGTCTTCCTTCAACTTCTCCGCGGTGTATCCCGCGACCCAGCGCCGGGCCTTGAAAGTCCGTACGTTGATCGACTTCCTGGTGGAGAACTTCGGCGACGAGCCGTGCTGGGATAAGCCGTTGCTGGAGCGCGGCTGGGTTCGTTAA
- a CDS encoding branched-chain amino acid ABC transporter permease, which produces MNALNNPALAYRVQRTTTSSRVGLSLLGLCVLVLISAPLWADRASLRLVVEFAYYLALAQMWNLLAGYAGMVSVGQQAFVGLGGYLLFMLSTQLGVPPLFAVLLSGVLVALLAIPTALIVFRLRGAYFAIGTWVVAEVFRLGLAQMSSLGGGSGQSLPAAIVRQIGNDRDGREMLIYFTALAIAIGAVALVFFLLRSRQGLALASIRDSEPASGSLGVNTFRTKLMVYVLAAGCTGVVGALIFLQKLRISPDAAFNLQDWTAVVIFIVIIGGIGTLEGPLIGTLIYFVLRGCLAQYGAVYMIILGVVAVVMMLKAPQGVWGLISERLGWQVFPMQRRLSVQPRP; this is translated from the coding sequence ATGAATGCCTTGAATAATCCTGCGCTGGCTTACCGCGTACAGCGCACAACCACCAGCAGCCGGGTAGGCCTGTCATTGCTCGGCCTTTGCGTGCTGGTACTGATCAGCGCGCCATTGTGGGCCGATCGTGCCAGCCTGCGGCTGGTGGTGGAGTTCGCCTATTACCTGGCCCTGGCGCAAATGTGGAACCTGTTGGCGGGTTACGCCGGCATGGTTTCGGTCGGGCAGCAGGCGTTTGTCGGCTTGGGTGGGTACCTATTGTTCATGCTGTCGACGCAACTGGGGGTGCCGCCCTTGTTCGCCGTGTTGCTTTCGGGCGTGCTCGTCGCGCTGTTGGCGATTCCCACCGCACTGATCGTGTTCCGGCTGCGCGGCGCCTACTTTGCGATCGGCACCTGGGTGGTGGCTGAGGTCTTTCGCCTGGGACTGGCACAGATGAGCAGCCTGGGCGGCGGTTCCGGGCAAAGCCTGCCGGCGGCGATCGTACGGCAGATCGGCAATGACCGTGACGGGCGCGAGATGCTGATCTACTTCACCGCACTGGCGATCGCCATCGGCGCGGTGGCGCTGGTGTTCTTCCTGCTGCGTTCACGCCAGGGCCTGGCGCTGGCGTCGATCCGCGATTCCGAGCCGGCCTCCGGCAGCCTGGGTGTCAATACCTTCCGCACCAAGCTGATGGTGTACGTGTTGGCGGCCGGTTGCACCGGGGTGGTCGGGGCGCTGATCTTCCTGCAAAAGCTGAGGATCTCCCCGGATGCGGCGTTCAACCTGCAGGACTGGACGGCGGTGGTGATTTTCATCGTCATCATCGGCGGCATCGGCACCCTGGAGGGGCCATTGATCGGTACCTTGATCTATTTTGTGTTACGCGGATGCCTGGCCCAATACGGTGCCGTGTACATGATCATTCTGGGGGTGGTCGCGGTGGTGATGATGCTCAAGGCGCCGCAAGGGGTGTGGGGCCTGATCAGTGAACGGCTGGGTTGGCAGGTTTTTCCCATGCAGCGGCGGTTGTCGGTGCAACCCCGGCCATGA
- a CDS encoding branched-chain amino acid ABC transporter permease, translating into MEWLNTLVQGMLLGGLYAMFAVGLSLMFGIMRLVNIAHGDFIVLASYLALMVVNHLGFSPLASLVIVVPVMFCLGYLLQRGLLNRTLGQDILPPLLVTFGLSIIVQNVLLQFFSADSQKLSQGDLEVASVGFGSLSVGIMPLMVFASALLIIGGLQLLFYKTALGRAFRATSDDQQTARLMGVNNAHIFGLAMALAMAVVSIAGVFLAIRTSFDPTVGPARLLYGFEAVIIGGLGSLWGTLAGGVILGIAQALGAKIDPGWQILAGHLVFLLILVVRPRGLFPRSVD; encoded by the coding sequence ATGGAATGGCTCAATACGCTTGTGCAGGGCATGTTGCTCGGTGGACTCTACGCAATGTTCGCGGTAGGGCTGTCACTGATGTTCGGCATCATGCGCCTGGTCAATATCGCCCATGGCGACTTCATCGTGCTGGCGTCGTACCTGGCGCTGATGGTGGTCAACCACCTGGGTTTCAGCCCGCTGGCAAGCCTGGTGATCGTCGTGCCGGTGATGTTCTGTCTTGGCTACCTGCTGCAACGCGGCTTGCTCAACCGCACACTCGGCCAGGACATTTTGCCGCCGCTGCTGGTGACCTTCGGTCTGTCGATCATCGTGCAGAACGTCCTGCTGCAGTTTTTCAGCGCCGACAGCCAGAAGTTGTCCCAGGGCGATCTGGAAGTCGCAAGTGTCGGCTTCGGTAGCCTCAGCGTGGGGATCATGCCGCTGATGGTGTTCGCCAGTGCACTGCTGATCATCGGCGGCCTGCAATTGCTGTTCTATAAAACCGCGTTGGGCCGTGCGTTCCGCGCTACCTCCGATGACCAGCAGACGGCACGGCTGATGGGCGTGAACAACGCCCACATCTTTGGCCTGGCCATGGCGCTGGCGATGGCGGTGGTGTCGATCGCCGGGGTGTTCCTGGCGATTCGCACCAGTTTCGATCCCACGGTGGGGCCGGCGCGTCTGTTGTACGGCTTTGAAGCAGTGATCATCGGCGGCCTGGGCAGCCTGTGGGGCACCCTGGCGGGCGGGGTGATTCTCGGCATCGCCCAGGCGCTGGGCGCGAAAATCGATCCTGGCTGGCAAATCCTCGCCGGTCACCTTGTGTTTCTGCTGATCCTGGTCGTGCGCCCGCGTGGCCTGTTTCCCCGGAGTGTCGACTGA
- a CDS encoding ATP-binding cassette domain-containing protein: MLSIDRLCAGYGDFQALFDISLTLDEGETVAIIGSNGAGKSTFLRSLAGQIKNQANAITFRGQPIGDLAANQVIARGIALVPEGRKLFPSLTVEENLQIGGYSKRPGPWTLARIYQLFPVLEKLRKRPGTALSGGQQQMVAIGRGLMANPHLLLCDEISLGLAPTTIKDIYAALPSIKADGTTVILVEQDINQALSVCDRFYCLQEGRVSLTGRPGDVDKAQIKAAYFGV, translated from the coding sequence CTGCTGTCCATTGACCGACTCTGCGCCGGCTATGGCGACTTTCAAGCGCTGTTCGACATCAGCCTCACGCTGGATGAAGGCGAAACCGTGGCGATCATCGGCTCCAACGGTGCTGGCAAATCGACCTTCCTGCGCTCGCTGGCGGGGCAGATCAAGAACCAGGCGAATGCCATCACCTTCAGGGGCCAGCCCATCGGCGACCTGGCGGCCAACCAGGTGATAGCGCGCGGCATCGCCCTGGTGCCGGAAGGGCGAAAGCTGTTCCCGTCGCTGACCGTCGAGGAAAACCTGCAGATCGGCGGCTATAGCAAACGCCCGGGCCCCTGGACGCTAGCCCGTATCTATCAACTGTTTCCGGTTCTGGAAAAGCTGCGCAAGCGTCCCGGCACCGCGCTGTCCGGCGGTCAGCAGCAGATGGTTGCGATTGGCCGGGGCCTGATGGCCAACCCGCACTTGTTGTTGTGCGACGAAATCAGCCTGGGGCTGGCGCCGACCACGATCAAGGACATCTACGCCGCGCTGCCCTCGATCAAGGCTGACGGCACCACGGTGATTCTCGTCGAACAGGACATCAATCAGGCGCTGAGTGTCTGCGACCGTTTCTATTGCTTGCAGGAAGGGCGTGTGTCCCTGACCGGCCGGCCCGGGGACGTCGACAAGGCGCAAATCAAAGCCGCGTACTTTGGGGTTTAG
- a CDS encoding ABC transporter ATP-binding protein — MQQPLLQLNDVHKSYGSVKVTDAMSLSLQPGEALGIIGPNGAGKSTLFNLIAGGVAADSGSIHFEGRNVTREPVFKRCQQGIGRSHQIPHPFVKMTVFENLLVGATFGARLRDKEASQWCAQTLELTGLMRKANVLAGSLTLLDRKRLEMARALSTRPRLLLLDEIAGGLTEPECLALVETIQGIHKAGVAIIWIEHIVHALLAVVSRLTVINFGAKLAEGEPRSVMADPRVQEIYMGIGS, encoded by the coding sequence ATGCAACAGCCACTTCTACAACTGAACGATGTGCACAAAAGCTATGGCTCGGTGAAGGTCACCGATGCCATGAGCCTGAGCCTGCAACCCGGCGAGGCCCTGGGCATCATTGGCCCCAACGGCGCGGGTAAAAGCACGCTGTTCAACCTGATCGCCGGTGGCGTGGCGGCGGACAGCGGCAGCATTCATTTCGAGGGTCGCAACGTCACCCGCGAGCCGGTGTTCAAGCGTTGCCAGCAAGGCATCGGCCGTTCCCACCAGATCCCGCATCCGTTCGTGAAAATGACCGTGTTCGAGAACCTGCTGGTGGGCGCCACCTTCGGCGCTCGGTTGCGTGACAAGGAGGCCAGCCAATGGTGCGCGCAAACCCTGGAACTGACGGGGCTGATGCGCAAGGCCAACGTGCTGGCCGGCTCGCTGACACTGCTCGACCGCAAGCGACTGGAAATGGCCCGCGCCTTGTCGACCCGGCCACGCTTGCTGTTGCTCGATGAAATCGCCGGTGGCCTGACCGAACCGGAATGCCTGGCACTGGTGGAAACCATCCAGGGCATCCACAAGGCCGGCGTCGCCATCATCTGGATCGAACACATCGTCCATGCCTTGCTGGCGGTGGTCAGCCGCCTGACGGTGATCAACTTCGGCGCCAAGCTGGCCGAAGGCGAGCCGCGCAGCGTCATGGCCGACCCACGCGTCCAGGAAATCTACATGGGCATCGGGAGCTGA
- a CDS encoding ABC transporter substrate-binding protein, with the protein MTDNNDKNLFGRDVSRRDFLRGSGIAAGGIALASLPFNFAVGSERVIKLGYVSPQTGPLAPFATADNYIIESLKQTLTNTLTVAGKPYRLEVIVKDSQSNPNRAAEVASELILSDQVDLMLVSSTPETTNPVSDQCEINEIPCISTVAPWQPWFFTRGGKPDQGFEWTYHFFWGLEDVIGTYTSMWGAMQTDKVIGGLFPNDGDGNAWGDSKLGFPPVLAQKGFQMVDPGRFQSLTDDFSAQIAAFKKAEVEIVTGVVIPPDLTTFWTQARQQGFKPKAVSVGKALLFPTAVEALGKAGNNLSTEIWWSPTHPFSSSLTGASAGQLAQGFTQATGKQWTQPLGFVHALFELAVDILQRTEEIGNPKAVRDALLKTNLNTVVGPINWNGGPVKNVAKTPLVSGQWRLGQDNKYDLIVTSNATAPAIPLGGEMQAITY; encoded by the coding sequence ATGACAGACAACAACGATAAAAACCTGTTTGGCCGCGACGTTTCACGTCGTGATTTCCTGCGTGGCAGTGGTATCGCCGCCGGCGGGATCGCCTTGGCCAGCTTGCCATTCAACTTTGCCGTGGGCAGTGAACGGGTGATCAAGCTCGGCTACGTCAGCCCGCAGACCGGGCCACTGGCGCCGTTTGCCACCGCCGACAACTACATCATCGAATCGCTCAAGCAAACGCTGACGAACACCCTGACGGTGGCCGGCAAGCCGTACCGCCTGGAAGTCATCGTCAAGGACAGCCAGTCCAACCCCAACCGCGCGGCGGAGGTGGCGAGCGAACTGATCCTGTCGGACCAGGTCGACCTGATGCTGGTGTCGTCCACACCGGAAACCACCAACCCGGTGTCCGACCAATGCGAAATCAACGAAATCCCCTGCATTTCCACCGTGGCGCCCTGGCAGCCATGGTTCTTTACCCGAGGTGGAAAACCCGATCAGGGCTTTGAGTGGACCTACCACTTTTTCTGGGGCCTGGAAGATGTGATCGGCACCTACACCTCGATGTGGGGCGCCATGCAGACCGACAAAGTCATCGGCGGTCTGTTTCCCAACGACGGCGACGGCAATGCCTGGGGTGATTCGAAGCTCGGGTTTCCACCGGTGCTGGCGCAAAAGGGTTTCCAAATGGTCGACCCTGGTCGTTTCCAGAGCCTGACCGATGACTTCTCCGCGCAGATCGCCGCGTTCAAAAAGGCCGAGGTCGAGATCGTCACCGGTGTGGTCATTCCTCCAGACCTGACCACGTTCTGGACCCAGGCCCGCCAGCAGGGCTTCAAGCCCAAAGCGGTGTCGGTGGGCAAGGCGTTGCTGTTTCCCACGGCGGTCGAAGCGCTGGGCAAGGCGGGCAACAACCTGTCCACCGAAATCTGGTGGAGCCCCACGCATCCGTTCAGTTCATCGTTGACCGGCGCCAGTGCGGGGCAGCTCGCCCAGGGCTTCACCCAGGCCACCGGCAAACAGTGGACGCAACCGCTGGGCTTTGTGCACGCCCTGTTCGAACTGGCGGTGGACATCCTTCAGCGCACCGAAGAGATCGGCAACCCGAAGGCCGTACGTGACGCCTTGCTCAAGACCAACCTCAACACCGTCGTCGGGCCGATCAACTGGAACGGCGGGCCGGTGAAGAACGTCGCCAAGACGCCGCTGGTCAGTGGCCAATGGCGCCTGGGCCAAGACAACAAATACGACTTGATCGTGACCAGCAATGCCACCGCGCCGGCGATCCCGCTGGGCGGCGAGATGCAGGCCATTACGTATTGA
- a CDS encoding outer membrane beta-barrel protein, whose translation MSIRAWACAATLFAPVLGAGMLFPSMARAADDPMGSLVRGVFGDSLEREHGIKIYGWGQAGVIYNNNGTDDVSKQSFFNTDEGVNLNQFALAVEKKPKSNVVGRVGPFPGPMPQEADWGFNVTALYGKDARYFKTYGWDEDLGVNRENKAEDPAFTIAQAYVDFYFPVLGGSDLMIGIFHTPLENEIGFALPSPAPTDFYSHTYSFMHGPAKHAGALYSFKLPSAPGESMLGFELGVVQGWNNLQDPNHDPDVIANVRWRSADFSTWIDWENIYGNGAGDSFAECSCGSPIPAGTKDDDYKRLASYLTLSQVLDPNNRVALELNYGTQEQGAFAGFANKGDATWYGTDVNWYHKLSENLMWNSRAEWFYTDAPVHVMMANIDPNTGIPDPTWGSFYGVTTNLAWTPTPNVRLRPELRYDIHSGPGRDAYADGQKDSQVVASFDVSFFF comes from the coding sequence ATGAGTATTCGTGCATGGGCTTGCGCTGCAACCCTGTTCGCCCCGGTTCTGGGTGCTGGCATGTTGTTTCCCTCAATGGCACGCGCCGCGGACGACCCGATGGGCTCGCTGGTGCGCGGGGTGTTTGGCGACAGCCTTGAGCGTGAGCACGGCATCAAGATCTACGGCTGGGGCCAGGCAGGTGTGATCTACAACAACAACGGCACGGATGACGTCAGCAAGCAAAGTTTCTTCAATACCGACGAAGGCGTGAACCTCAACCAGTTCGCCCTGGCCGTGGAGAAGAAACCCAAGAGCAATGTGGTCGGTCGTGTCGGACCGTTTCCCGGCCCCATGCCACAAGAAGCGGACTGGGGTTTCAACGTCACGGCCCTGTACGGCAAGGATGCGCGTTACTTCAAAACCTACGGTTGGGACGAAGACCTGGGCGTCAACCGCGAGAACAAGGCTGAAGATCCAGCGTTCACCATTGCCCAGGCCTACGTCGATTTCTATTTCCCGGTGCTCGGCGGTTCGGACCTGATGATCGGGATTTTCCACACACCGCTGGAAAATGAAATCGGCTTCGCCTTGCCATCGCCGGCACCGACGGACTTCTACTCGCACACCTATTCCTTCATGCATGGCCCGGCCAAGCATGCCGGTGCGCTGTACTCGTTCAAACTGCCATCGGCCCCCGGCGAAAGCATGCTGGGCTTCGAACTGGGCGTGGTGCAGGGCTGGAACAACCTGCAAGACCCCAACCATGACCCGGATGTCATCGCCAACGTACGCTGGCGTTCGGCGGATTTCAGCACCTGGATCGACTGGGAAAACATTTATGGCAACGGCGCCGGCGACAGCTTCGCCGAATGCAGTTGCGGCTCGCCGATACCGGCCGGCACCAAGGATGACGACTACAAGCGCCTGGCCTCTTACCTGACCTTGTCCCAGGTGCTCGACCCAAACAACCGCGTGGCACTGGAGCTGAACTATGGCACGCAGGAGCAGGGCGCTTTCGCCGGTTTCGCCAATAAAGGCGATGCCACTTGGTACGGCACCGATGTGAACTGGTATCACAAACTCAGCGAAAACCTGATGTGGAACAGCCGCGCCGAGTGGTTCTACACCGATGCGCCCGTACACGTGATGATGGCCAACATCGACCCGAACACAGGGATTCCCGACCCGACCTGGGGCAGTTTCTACGGCGTCACCACCAACCTGGCCTGGACCCCGACGCCCAACGTGCGCCTGCGTCCGGAGTTGCGCTACGACATCCATTCCGGCCCCGGCCGCGATGCCTACGCCGACGGGCAAAAGGACTCGCAGGTGGTTGCGTCCTTCGACGTCAGTTTCTTCTTCTAA
- a CDS encoding RHS repeat-associated core domain-containing protein: MSNPKQPWLIRYSYDPLDKLTSQSLSDTPERHRFCCKNRLATEIQGAIGHSIVQHGDFLLAQRQYENNALDTTLLATDVQRSVLHTLKKDGERQASAYSPYGHRTALSGLLSLLGFNGERPDPETGHYLLGNGYRAFNPVLMRFNSPDSLSPFGKGGLNSYSYCLGDPVNLSDPNGHVPTLAEMAQAVIKKTSNIGNTIKPTLSAANEIITPAFTASNTVILTPTGLFESLKRAPHLLENIVQRLPGSDMTALARTSSGMKDIVYHSARKLPNKLHEVSLVTQTAGANGYSITGGTGASIVYIREHNIQRIGGGMALGILPVQIPRAGIKVRFLGEVIDDDFGFGLGLRRFTEAEQSKIFTLRALT, encoded by the coding sequence ATGTCCAATCCAAAGCAACCCTGGCTCATCCGCTATAGCTACGATCCGCTGGATAAACTGACCAGCCAGTCTCTGTCGGATACCCCGGAACGCCATCGCTTTTGCTGCAAAAACCGACTGGCCACCGAAATTCAGGGTGCAATCGGGCACTCCATCGTCCAGCACGGTGATTTTTTGTTGGCGCAGCGACAATATGAAAACAATGCGCTCGACACCACTTTATTGGCTACCGACGTGCAACGCTCGGTACTGCATACACTCAAGAAAGACGGCGAACGACAAGCCAGCGCCTACAGTCCCTACGGACATCGGACTGCATTGAGTGGCCTGCTCAGTTTGCTGGGATTCAATGGCGAACGACCAGACCCTGAGACCGGGCATTATTTGTTGGGTAACGGGTATCGGGCGTTTAATCCGGTGTTGATGCGGTTCAATAGCCCTGACAGCTTGAGTCCGTTTGGGAAGGGAGGATTGAATTCGTATTCGTATTGCTTAGGCGATCCCGTCAATCTATCGGACCCCAACGGGCACGTCCCAACTCTTGCTGAAATGGCACAAGCGGTCATTAAGAAAACCAGTAACATTGGTAACACTATAAAACCTACTTTGAGCGCCGCTAACGAAATAATTACCCCTGCGTTCACAGCCAGCAACACCGTTATACTTACGCCGACGGGACTGTTTGAAAGTTTGAAACGAGCACCGCATTTGCTTGAGAATATAGTGCAACGACTACCAGGAAGCGACATGACCGCATTAGCGCGAACGTCCTCAGGAATGAAAGATATCGTTTACCATTCTGCTAGGAAATTACCTAATAAACTTCATGAAGTAAGCTTGGTAACTCAAACCGCCGGTGCGAACGGATACTCTATTACTGGCGGGACGGGCGCGTCAATTGTCTATATACGGGAACACAATATCCAGAGAATAGGCGGCGGCATGGCGCTCGGAATCTTGCCTGTTCAAATTCCGAGAGCTGGAATCAAGGTCCGTTTTTTAGGAGAAGTTATAGACGATGACTTTGGGTTTGGCTTGGGTTTACGCCGTTTCACTGAAGCTGAACAAAGCAAAATTTTCACACTTAGAGCGCTTACTTAG
- a CDS encoding NAD(P)H-dependent oxidoreductase, with the protein MKVLIVHAHPEPQSFTAALRDQAVATLEAQGHEVQVSDLYKMNWNPVASADDFSSRENPEYLVYALEQRLGVKSQSLAPDIQAELDKLLWADLLILNFPIFWFSAPAMLKGWIDRALVSGICYGGKRFYDQGGLAGKKALVTVTLGGREHMFGEEAIHGPLQDMLRPILRGTLAYVGFDVLEPFVAWHVPYISDEARQQFLVDYGLRLQHLSDDQPLVFPKLSQFDEQLYPLEK; encoded by the coding sequence ATGAAAGTACTGATCGTCCACGCTCATCCAGAGCCACAATCCTTCACCGCCGCCTTGCGCGACCAGGCCGTTGCCACGCTTGAAGCCCAGGGCCACGAAGTGCAGGTCAGCGACCTGTACAAAATGAACTGGAACCCGGTGGCCAGCGCCGATGATTTCTCTTCGCGGGAAAATCCCGAGTACCTGGTCTATGCGCTGGAGCAACGCCTCGGTGTGAAAAGCCAGTCGCTGGCACCGGACATCCAAGCCGAGCTGGACAAACTCCTGTGGGCCGACCTGTTGATCCTCAACTTCCCGATCTTCTGGTTCTCAGCCCCGGCCATGCTCAAGGGCTGGATCGACCGGGCGCTGGTGTCGGGCATCTGTTATGGCGGCAAGCGCTTCTATGATCAAGGCGGTCTGGCCGGCAAAAAGGCATTGGTCACCGTGACCCTGGGTGGGCGTGAGCACATGTTCGGTGAGGAGGCGATCCATGGTCCGTTGCAGGACATGCTGCGGCCGATTTTGCGCGGGACGTTGGCGTATGTCGGGTTTGATGTGCTGGAGCCGTTTGTGGCCTGGCATGTGCCGTACATCAGCGATGAGGCACGGCAGCAATTTCTGGTTGATTACGGCCTCCGGCTGCAGCATCTGAGTGATGATCAGCCGCTGGTGTTTCCGAAACTGTCGCAGTTTGATGAACAGTTGTACCCATTGGAAAAATAG